A DNA window from Actinokineospora baliensis contains the following coding sequences:
- a CDS encoding SdrD B-like domain-containing protein: MIFSARRAARKSLAVLAALAFTATTSATAHAEEPAAPEARVSEQSPAAPALAELAPEPAEPAPAVPAVPAPAEPEPADPVPAAPVSAPASPEQPEAVPAQPTVAAQPEAPPAPAAASAPVLSISATPPAAPFLVGQQIPVQVVITNTGDADAVGVRANDYTQSGSGFLVNSDQWGDLAWSSPQGATVPAGDQLVVNLKGQVQAWYNSVPNVVFTVSATNAPAAVTAITIPLVDPSTSTDTAAGLVYGDRNGNGSPDAGEGLQGVQVSISLGALSRKTTTDATGRFQFAALPLGSYNLSFWDVPDGWVLPGVVSTIVDGQGSGAHLQLRGVRPLSDQLSATMKFFKPVYNVGDRAEFVVRLRNRGTTDLTGVKAECDRSGGEGPELRAVDLGDLASGVTVPAGDDYIAVLTGDVSAEAGEYGAVVLDCDFGIDQDDLTGRPMASVVARVPAPPADLSIVLYNDRNENWNVDAGEPIPGLSISLVDAVTKEVAAVLATDARGQVVFRGLPAGPYRIKVLGPWKPVYGDGALVYAGACANCATEMAYPLLPTSGTPSPDPQPTTPQPTPPAVPVETTTVVDPAPQARPSTDLADTGANVLWLTALGALALLVGFGATFATRRRSA; this comes from the coding sequence ATGATTTTTTCCGCGCGCCGTGCTGCGCGAAAGTCGCTGGCTGTGCTGGCGGCCCTCGCGTTCACCGCGACCACGTCCGCCACGGCCCACGCCGAGGAGCCCGCCGCGCCGGAGGCGCGGGTGAGCGAGCAATCACCCGCCGCCCCCGCCCTGGCTGAGCTGGCCCCGGAGCCCGCCGAGCCCGCACCCGCCGTTCCCGCCGTTCCCGCGCCCGCCGAACCGGAGCCCGCAGACCCGGTTCCTGCCGCTCCGGTGAGTGCGCCCGCGAGCCCGGAGCAGCCGGAGGCTGTGCCTGCGCAGCCCACCGTCGCCGCGCAACCAGAGGCGCCGCCCGCGCCCGCTGCCGCCAGCGCTCCGGTGCTGTCGATCTCGGCGACCCCTCCGGCCGCGCCGTTCCTGGTCGGCCAGCAGATCCCGGTCCAGGTGGTCATCACCAACACCGGTGACGCCGACGCAGTCGGGGTGCGGGCCAACGACTACACGCAGTCCGGTTCCGGTTTCTTGGTCAACTCCGACCAGTGGGGCGACCTGGCCTGGTCCAGTCCGCAGGGCGCCACCGTGCCCGCGGGCGACCAGTTGGTGGTCAACCTCAAAGGCCAGGTCCAGGCTTGGTACAACTCTGTGCCCAACGTCGTGTTCACCGTGAGCGCGACCAATGCCCCCGCCGCGGTCACCGCCATCACCATCCCCCTGGTGGACCCGAGCACCAGCACTGACACCGCCGCGGGCCTCGTCTACGGCGACCGCAACGGCAACGGGTCGCCGGACGCGGGTGAGGGGCTCCAGGGCGTCCAGGTCTCCATCTCCCTGGGTGCCCTGAGCCGGAAGACGACGACCGACGCGACCGGCCGGTTCCAGTTCGCCGCTCTGCCACTGGGTTCCTACAACCTGTCCTTCTGGGACGTGCCGGACGGTTGGGTGCTCCCGGGTGTGGTCAGTACCATTGTGGACGGTCAGGGATCCGGTGCGCACCTCCAGTTGCGGGGTGTTCGCCCGCTCAGCGATCAGCTGTCGGCGACCATGAAGTTCTTCAAGCCCGTCTACAACGTCGGCGACCGCGCCGAGTTCGTGGTGCGGCTGCGCAACCGGGGCACCACAGACCTCACCGGCGTCAAGGCCGAGTGCGACCGCAGCGGTGGCGAGGGGCCGGAGCTGCGCGCGGTCGACCTCGGCGACCTCGCGTCGGGCGTGACCGTGCCCGCGGGCGACGACTACATCGCTGTGCTCACCGGCGACGTCTCCGCTGAAGCAGGCGAATACGGTGCCGTCGTCCTCGACTGCGACTTCGGCATCGATCAGGACGACCTGACTGGTCGTCCAATGGCCTCTGTGGTCGCGCGGGTCCCCGCGCCGCCCGCCGACCTGAGCATCGTCCTCTACAACGACCGCAACGAGAACTGGAACGTCGATGCGGGCGAGCCGATCCCGGGCTTGAGCATCAGCCTGGTGGACGCGGTCACCAAGGAGGTCGCCGCCGTGCTCGCCACGGATGCGCGCGGTCAGGTCGTGTTCCGCGGCCTGCCCGCCGGTCCGTACCGGATCAAGGTGCTGGGCCCGTGGAAGCCCGTCTACGGCGACGGTGCCCTGGTGTACGCGGGCGCGTGTGCCAACTGCGCGACCGAAATGGCCTACCCGCTGCTGCCCACCTCCGGCACGCCGAGCCCCGACCCCCAGCCGACCACCCCGCAGCCAACGCCCCCCGCGGTCCCCGTCGAGACCACCACCGTCGTCGACCCCGCGCCGCAAGCCCGGCCAAGCACGGATCTGGCCGACACCGGTGCGAACGTGCTCTGGTTGACCGCACTCGGCGCCCTCGCGCTGCTGGTCGGTTTCGGCGCGACCTTCGCGACCCGCAGGCGATCCGCCTGA
- a CDS encoding cysteine desulfurase-like protein has protein sequence MAFDVARVRGLFPALGDGWVHLDAPAGMQVPEQVATAVSTALRAPVSGPGGVFPASQRAEAIVDAARRAVADLVNCDPSGVVLGPNTAVLLARLAEALGDGWLIGDEVVLSRLDHQANTAPWLRVAQRAGATVRWAEIDIETCELPAWQYENLVSHRTKVVAVTSASGAVGTRPDLGKITECARAQDAVVVVDASASAPFVPIDIQALGVDVVAVSASAWGGPAVAALAFADPAMLDRLPASSLDPRAAGPERLELGQHAYPLLAGLVASVDYLAELDDAASGTRRERLATSLSSAKSYQAGLLSRLIGDLRGLRHVMVIGDAMRRIPALAFTVTDVKAQDAVVHLAERGICAFADDTPSGVFATLGVGEVGGAVRVGLAHYTNAVEVDQLVEALAELRG, from the coding sequence ATGGCCTTCGACGTCGCTCGTGTTCGCGGGCTGTTCCCGGCGTTGGGCGACGGCTGGGTGCACCTCGACGCCCCGGCGGGCATGCAGGTGCCCGAGCAGGTGGCGACGGCCGTGTCGACGGCGCTGCGGGCACCGGTCTCCGGTCCGGGTGGGGTGTTCCCGGCGTCGCAGCGGGCCGAGGCGATCGTCGACGCCGCCCGCCGCGCGGTGGCGGACCTGGTCAACTGCGACCCGTCGGGTGTGGTGCTTGGCCCCAACACCGCTGTGCTGCTGGCCAGGTTGGCCGAGGCGCTCGGCGACGGCTGGTTGATCGGCGACGAGGTCGTGCTCTCCCGGTTGGACCACCAGGCCAACACCGCGCCGTGGCTGCGGGTCGCGCAGCGCGCTGGCGCGACCGTGCGCTGGGCCGAGATCGACATCGAGACCTGCGAGCTGCCCGCCTGGCAGTACGAGAACCTGGTGTCGCACCGCACCAAGGTCGTCGCCGTCACCTCGGCCTCCGGCGCCGTCGGCACCCGGCCGGACCTCGGCAAGATCACCGAGTGCGCCCGCGCCCAGGACGCGGTGGTCGTGGTGGACGCCTCCGCGTCCGCGCCGTTCGTGCCGATCGACATCCAGGCGCTGGGGGTCGACGTGGTGGCCGTGTCCGCGAGCGCCTGGGGCGGCCCGGCCGTCGCCGCGCTCGCCTTCGCCGACCCCGCGATGCTCGACCGCCTCCCGGCCAGCTCGCTGGACCCGCGCGCGGCGGGCCCGGAGCGGCTGGAGCTGGGCCAGCACGCCTATCCGCTGCTGGCGGGTCTGGTCGCCTCCGTGGACTACCTCGCCGAACTCGACGACGCCGCCTCCGGCACCCGCCGCGAGCGGCTGGCCACCTCGCTCAGCTCGGCCAAGTCCTACCAAGCCGGACTGCTGTCCCGGTTGATCGGCGACCTGCGCGGGCTGCGGCACGTGATGGTCATCGGTGACGCGATGCGCCGCATCCCCGCGTTGGCGTTCACCGTCACCGACGTCAAGGCCCAGGACGCGGTGGTGCACCTGGCCGAGCGCGGCATCTGCGCCTTCGCCGACGACACCCCCAGTGGCGTGTTTGCGACCCTGGGTGTCGGCGAGGTCGGCGGTGCGGTGCGCGTGGGTCTCGCGCACTACACCAATGCCGTTGAGGTGGACCAGCTCGTCGAGGCGCTGGCCGAGCTCAGGGGTTAG
- a CDS encoding SdrD B-like domain-containing protein: protein MFGSARRGLLIAVALTAALAGTAHAEEPAAPVGARLAISASVAGGPYLVGAKIPIELTITNSGDADAVGVRAGSFPVSGSTLLISAQDWGPLSNGHSSGPAPTVPAGGHYTATINAVVGLFTGTPVARFYTAVTDVDTATTDLTVPLIDPATGTDTVGGLIYGDVDRDGVPDPGEGIEGVELVLHAISGIKLAKTDASGRFRFDDLSLQVYSLRLEDVPGGWFFHPTFIDAVADGTGRAADLKVRGVRPFSEQLSATMKFTKYVYDVGDPAEVALAMTNNGTTDLTGVKAFCLHRPDNEDPGAGLDHVDLGALSAGVDVPVGQTRTFTITGTVPPGTLDGGFVSHVCYLGLADDPTAGNPVVTADARVPATPDDLSVVLYHDEDLTPLPSEKLAGVTIGVVDVASGELVAKGRSDADGRVTFEDLPAAPYQFRVYGPWKFVREGGTFYPGPCRYCPSGEYQLSLVPGPEVHEEQVEVVPPPTTTPVVPTADPAPQPRPGPGLADTGADVLGLTALGALALLLGSATTLAARRTRVA from the coding sequence ATGTTCGGTTCGGCACGCCGTGGACTTCTCATCGCCGTCGCGCTCACCGCCGCCCTGGCGGGCACAGCGCACGCGGAAGAACCGGCGGCACCGGTCGGGGCGCGGCTGGCGATCTCGGCCTCCGTCGCCGGTGGTCCGTACCTGGTCGGCGCCAAGATCCCGATCGAGCTGACCATCACCAACTCCGGTGACGCCGACGCGGTCGGGGTGCGCGCGGGTTCGTTCCCCGTGTCGGGCTCGACACTGCTGATCTCGGCGCAGGACTGGGGCCCGCTGTCCAATGGCCACTCCAGCGGCCCCGCGCCGACCGTGCCAGCGGGCGGCCACTACACCGCCACGATCAACGCCGTGGTCGGCTTGTTCACCGGCACCCCGGTCGCCCGGTTCTACACCGCTGTGACCGACGTGGACACCGCCACCACCGACCTGACTGTCCCCTTGATCGACCCGGCCACCGGCACCGACACCGTCGGCGGGCTCATCTACGGCGACGTCGACCGCGACGGCGTGCCGGACCCGGGGGAGGGGATCGAAGGCGTCGAGCTCGTGCTGCACGCGATCTCCGGGATCAAGCTGGCGAAGACCGATGCTTCGGGTCGGTTCCGGTTCGACGACCTGTCGTTGCAGGTCTACTCGCTGCGCCTGGAGGACGTGCCCGGCGGCTGGTTCTTCCACCCGACGTTCATCGACGCCGTCGCGGACGGCACCGGGCGGGCCGCCGACCTCAAGGTGCGCGGTGTCCGGCCGTTCTCCGAGCAGCTGTCGGCGACCATGAAGTTCACCAAGTACGTCTACGACGTCGGCGACCCCGCCGAGGTCGCGCTGGCGATGACCAACAACGGCACCACCGACCTCACCGGCGTCAAGGCGTTCTGCCTGCACCGGCCGGACAACGAGGACCCGGGCGCCGGTCTGGACCACGTCGACCTGGGTGCCCTGTCCGCCGGGGTCGACGTGCCCGTCGGCCAGACCCGGACGTTCACCATCACCGGCACCGTCCCGCCCGGCACGCTCGACGGCGGCTTCGTCTCCCACGTCTGCTACCTCGGTCTCGCCGACGACCCGACCGCGGGCAACCCCGTCGTCACCGCCGACGCCAGGGTCCCCGCCACCCCCGACGACCTCAGCGTCGTCCTCTACCACGACGAAGACCTGACCCCGTTGCCCAGCGAGAAGCTCGCAGGCGTCACGATCGGCGTCGTGGACGTGGCCAGCGGCGAGCTCGTCGCCAAGGGCCGCTCGGACGCCGACGGCCGGGTCACCTTCGAGGACCTGCCCGCCGCCCCGTACCAGTTCCGCGTCTACGGCCCGTGGAAGTTCGTCCGCGAGGGCGGCACGTTCTACCCGGGCCCCTGCCGCTACTGCCCCAGCGGCGAGTACCAGCTCTCGCTGGTGCCCGGTCCCGAGGTGCACGAGGAGCAGGTCGAGGTGGTTCCGCCGCCGACCACCACCCCGGTCGTCCCCACCGCGGACCCCGCGCCCCAGCCCCGACCCGGGCCCGGTCTGGCCGACACCGGCGCCGACGTCCTCGGGCTGACCGCCCTCGGCGCGCTGGCCCTGCTGCTCGGTTCCGCCACCACCTTGGCCGCCCGCCGCACACGAGTCGCGTAA
- a CDS encoding M28 family metallopeptidase, with the protein MSSPRTSVRAGALLLAACAGLAFSAVPASAQQLPDGPALAKNLAKKVTASGINRHLIALQRIADKNGGNRAAGTKGYDQSLDYVAGLLRGAGFEVSTPEFTYPVQITDAAFANVGGTKVDAFPMQLSPLTPVGGVSGALVTIPQDATPGCEAADFAGIDVTGKVALVRRGGCTFNQKQANAAAAGAVAILVANNVDGPLQGVTVGEGAKIPTGGISKADGDTLFGKGGAATTVDMRFHTEEKPSRNLIAETKTGRKNNVVMVGSHLDGVDEGPGINDNGSGSAALLETALQLGASPKVSNAVRFAWWGAEELGLVGSTKYVQSLSFEQQLDIALYLNFDMIASPNAGYFVYDGDNSDAVGAGEGPYGSAQIEAALAGFLNETGTPTEGTDFDGRSDYGEFIANGIPAGGIFTGAEGLKTAAQAEKWGGTAGVAFDKCYHSKCDNLGNLDRVALDRNADAIAWVTASYAISTEDINGVPPKNNVQKAAKAAARKALISGQAKKGKAAKVSHAAVR; encoded by the coding sequence ATGTCGTCCCCCAGGACATCGGTCCGCGCGGGTGCGCTCCTGCTCGCCGCGTGCGCCGGGCTCGCGTTCTCGGCGGTGCCCGCATCCGCTCAGCAACTGCCGGACGGTCCCGCACTGGCGAAGAACCTGGCCAAGAAGGTCACCGCCAGCGGCATCAACCGGCACCTGATCGCCCTGCAGCGCATCGCCGACAAGAACGGCGGCAACCGCGCCGCGGGTACGAAGGGCTACGACCAGAGCCTCGACTACGTCGCCGGGCTGCTGCGTGGCGCTGGCTTCGAGGTCAGCACCCCGGAGTTCACCTACCCGGTGCAGATCACCGACGCGGCGTTCGCCAACGTCGGCGGCACCAAGGTCGATGCGTTCCCGATGCAGCTCTCGCCGCTGACCCCGGTCGGCGGTGTCTCCGGCGCGCTGGTGACCATCCCGCAGGACGCCACCCCCGGCTGCGAGGCCGCTGACTTCGCGGGCATCGACGTCACCGGCAAGGTCGCCCTGGTCCGCCGCGGCGGCTGCACCTTCAACCAGAAGCAGGCCAACGCCGCCGCCGCCGGCGCGGTCGCGATCCTGGTCGCCAACAACGTCGACGGCCCGCTGCAGGGCGTGACCGTCGGTGAGGGCGCGAAGATCCCGACCGGTGGCATCAGCAAGGCCGACGGCGACACCCTCTTCGGCAAGGGCGGCGCGGCCACCACGGTCGACATGCGCTTCCACACCGAGGAGAAGCCCTCCCGCAACCTGATCGCCGAGACCAAGACCGGCCGCAAGAACAACGTGGTCATGGTCGGCTCGCACCTCGACGGCGTCGACGAGGGCCCCGGCATCAACGACAACGGCTCGGGCAGCGCCGCGCTGCTGGAGACCGCGCTGCAGCTGGGCGCCTCGCCCAAGGTCAGCAACGCCGTGCGGTTCGCCTGGTGGGGCGCTGAGGAGCTGGGCCTGGTCGGGTCGACCAAGTACGTCCAGTCGCTGTCGTTCGAGCAGCAGCTCGACATCGCGCTGTACCTGAACTTCGACATGATCGCCTCGCCGAACGCGGGCTACTTCGTCTACGACGGCGACAACTCCGACGCCGTCGGCGCTGGTGAGGGCCCGTACGGCTCCGCGCAGATCGAGGCCGCCCTGGCGGGCTTCCTCAACGAGACCGGTACCCCCACCGAGGGCACCGACTTCGACGGCCGCTCCGACTACGGTGAGTTCATCGCCAACGGCATCCCCGCCGGTGGCATCTTCACCGGCGCCGAGGGCCTCAAGACCGCCGCGCAGGCCGAGAAGTGGGGCGGCACCGCGGGTGTCGCGTTCGACAAGTGCTACCACTCCAAGTGCGACAACCTGGGCAACCTGGACCGCGTCGCGCTCGACCGCAACGCCGACGCCATCGCCTGGGTGACCGCGTCCTACGCGATCAGCACCGAGGACATCAACGGCGTCCCGCCGAAGAACAACGTCCAGAAGGCCGCCAAGGCCGCCGCCCGCAAGGCCCTGATCTCGGGTCAGGCGAAGAAGGGCAAGGCCGCGAAGGTCTCGCACGCCGCGGTTCGGTAG
- a CDS encoding bacterial proteasome activator family protein has protein sequence MTQPSPGSDEAHHVVVVGPDGSPLGSAKIPDNPDAESVGDLVEQPAKVMRIGTMIKQLLEEVRAAPLDEASRNRLREIHKRSIAELEDGLAPELREELERLSLPFAEENTPSDAELRIAQAQLVGWLEGLFHGIQTALFAQQMAARVQLEQMRRGLPPGTKVDEGSALRPGGTGQYL, from the coding sequence GTGACTCAACCCTCCCCCGGCTCGGACGAGGCGCACCACGTGGTCGTGGTCGGCCCCGACGGTTCCCCGCTCGGCAGCGCGAAGATCCCGGACAACCCCGACGCCGAGTCGGTCGGCGACCTGGTCGAGCAACCGGCCAAGGTGATGCGGATCGGCACGATGATCAAGCAGCTGCTCGAGGAGGTCCGGGCGGCACCGCTGGACGAGGCCAGCCGCAACCGGTTGCGGGAGATCCACAAGCGCTCGATCGCCGAGCTCGAGGACGGCCTGGCGCCGGAGCTGCGCGAAGAACTGGAGCGGCTGTCGCTGCCCTTCGCCGAGGAGAACACCCCCTCGGACGCCGAACTGCGGATCGCGCAGGCGCAGCTGGTCGGCTGGCTGGAAGGGCTGTTCCACGGCATCCAGACCGCGCTGTTCGCCCAGCAGATGGCCGCGCGGGTGCAGCTGGAGCAGATGCGGCGCGGATTGCCGCCGGGCACCAAGGTCGACGAGGGGTCGGCGCTGCGGCCGGGCGGGACCGGGCAGTACCTGTAA
- a CDS encoding PIN domain-containing protein produces MTLVLDSEGLAKVVLRDRELTSWLAAARAADERVITSAATLVEVVHPRINRAAFDWVISRLSVEPVTAEIAKQASVLLERVGYHGHKYAIDAMLAATALAARGPTTVLTSDPEDIEMLCGHLVTVVKV; encoded by the coding sequence GTGACGCTGGTGTTGGACAGCGAAGGACTTGCCAAGGTGGTCCTCCGCGATCGGGAGCTGACATCCTGGCTGGCCGCGGCACGCGCTGCCGATGAACGGGTGATCACCAGCGCCGCGACCCTGGTCGAGGTGGTCCACCCCCGGATCAACCGGGCAGCGTTCGACTGGGTGATCTCCCGCTTGTCCGTTGAGCCGGTCACGGCCGAAATAGCCAAACAAGCGAGCGTTCTGCTCGAGCGCGTCGGATATCACGGCCACAAGTACGCGATCGACGCGATGCTGGCCGCCACCGCGCTGGCGGCTCGCGGACCGACAACGGTCCTCACCTCCGACCCCGAAGACATCGAGATGCTGTGCGGTCACCTGGTGACGGTCGTGAAGGTGTGA
- a CDS encoding NAD(P)H-quinone oxidoreductase, which produces MHAITISEPGGPEVLRWTSAPDPRPGPGEVLLRVAASAVNRADLLQRKGLYSPPAGTTDIPGLECSGVVAELGEGVTEWHVGDQVCALLVGGGYAEQVVVPAGQLLPVPSGVDLVDAAGLPEVACTVWSNVVQTGRLVAGETLLVHGGAGGIGTHAIQVGKALGATVAVTAGSAERLNRCAELGADTTLNYRESEFEREVGADVILDNMGAKYLRRNVAALNRGGRLVVIGMQGGTTAELDVSALLRKNATIAATSLRSRPVAEKAAIVAEVVANVWPMLGDGRVRAVTHTVLPITEAARAHEMLDEGGVFGKVVLANP; this is translated from the coding sequence ATGCACGCGATCACGATCAGCGAACCCGGTGGGCCAGAGGTACTGCGGTGGACGAGCGCGCCGGATCCGCGCCCGGGGCCAGGTGAAGTGCTGCTGCGGGTGGCGGCCAGCGCGGTCAACCGGGCGGACCTGTTGCAGCGCAAGGGCTTGTACTCGCCCCCGGCGGGCACCACCGACATCCCCGGGCTCGAGTGCTCCGGCGTCGTCGCCGAACTGGGCGAGGGTGTCACTGAGTGGCATGTGGGTGACCAGGTGTGTGCGCTGCTGGTGGGAGGCGGTTACGCCGAGCAGGTGGTTGTGCCCGCTGGGCAACTGCTCCCCGTTCCGTCCGGAGTGGACCTCGTGGACGCGGCCGGGTTGCCGGAGGTGGCGTGCACGGTGTGGTCGAACGTGGTCCAGACCGGTCGGCTCGTCGCGGGGGAAACGCTGCTGGTGCACGGCGGCGCGGGAGGGATTGGTACGCACGCGATCCAGGTCGGCAAGGCGCTCGGCGCGACCGTCGCGGTGACCGCCGGTTCAGCCGAACGGCTCAACCGCTGCGCCGAACTGGGCGCCGACACCACGCTGAACTACCGCGAGAGTGAGTTCGAGCGCGAAGTGGGCGCGGACGTCATCCTGGACAACATGGGCGCGAAGTACCTGCGGCGCAACGTGGCCGCGCTCAACCGCGGCGGACGGCTCGTGGTGATCGGGATGCAGGGCGGCACGACCGCCGAACTGGACGTGTCCGCGCTGCTGCGCAAGAACGCGACCATCGCCGCGACCAGCCTGCGGTCGCGGCCGGTGGCGGAGAAGGCGGCGATCGTCGCCGAGGTCGTGGCGAACGTGTGGCCGATGCTGGGCGACGGCCGGGTCCGCGCGGTGACGCACACCGTCTTGCCGATCACCGAAGCCGCGCGGGCGCACGAGATGCTCGACGAGGGCGGCGTCTTCGGGAAGGTGGTGCTGGCTAACCCCTGA
- a CDS encoding M28 family metallopeptidase — MPKSQTLRVGAAILAATGALAFTTIPSSAAPVAAAEIPDGPALAKNLVKKVTGAGVNRHLIALQRIADKNGGTRAAGTPGHAQSAEYVESQLLAAGFDVSRHSFPFTFVQTLAEKLSVAGRSVPISIMTYSLSTPVGGITAPLAVVPVDATPGCEAADYATLNVTGKIALVQRGACSFADKQRLAAEAGAVAAIVYNNVDGALAGTLSDPANAKIPTGGLSKADGEALAAASNGAATTVELRALREERTSYNVIAQTKTGRKNNVVMAGSHLDSVVAGPGINDNGSGSAALLETALQLGGSPKVNNAVRFAWWSAEELGLVGSKKYVQSLTFEQQLDIALYLNFDMIASPNTGYFVYDGDNSDNVGAGEGPYGSAQIEAAFHSFLNTTGTPTEGTDFTGRSDYGEFILNGIPAGGLFTGAEQLKTQAQADKWGGLAGVAYDKNYHGKGDNLGNIDRVALDRNSDAIAWVTASYAISTEDINGVPPRAARADARVAAKSRMRAQLVHEDETAAAHGAGCIHVNELAI; from the coding sequence ATGCCCAAGAGTCAGACGCTACGGGTCGGAGCCGCCATCCTCGCGGCCACCGGCGCGTTGGCGTTCACCACGATCCCGTCCTCAGCGGCGCCCGTCGCGGCCGCCGAGATCCCCGACGGCCCCGCGCTGGCCAAGAACCTGGTCAAGAAGGTGACCGGCGCGGGCGTCAACCGGCACCTCATCGCGCTGCAGCGCATCGCCGACAAGAACGGCGGCACCCGCGCGGCCGGCACGCCCGGTCACGCGCAGTCGGCCGAGTACGTCGAGTCGCAGCTGCTCGCGGCGGGCTTCGACGTCAGCAGGCACTCGTTCCCGTTCACCTTCGTCCAGACGCTGGCCGAGAAGCTGTCGGTGGCCGGTCGGAGCGTGCCGATCTCGATCATGACCTACAGCCTGTCCACCCCGGTCGGCGGCATCACCGCGCCGCTGGCGGTGGTCCCGGTCGACGCGACCCCCGGCTGCGAGGCCGCTGACTACGCCACCCTGAACGTGACCGGCAAGATCGCGCTGGTCCAGCGCGGCGCCTGCTCGTTCGCCGACAAGCAGCGCCTCGCCGCCGAAGCGGGCGCGGTCGCCGCCATCGTCTACAACAACGTCGACGGCGCCCTCGCTGGCACGCTCAGCGACCCGGCCAACGCCAAGATCCCCACCGGTGGCCTCAGCAAGGCCGACGGCGAGGCCCTGGCCGCCGCGTCCAACGGTGCCGCGACGACCGTGGAGCTGCGCGCGCTGCGCGAGGAGCGCACCTCCTACAACGTGATCGCCCAGACCAAGACCGGCCGCAAGAACAACGTGGTCATGGCCGGTTCGCACCTCGACAGCGTGGTGGCCGGTCCCGGCATCAACGACAACGGCTCGGGCAGCGCGGCGCTGCTGGAGACCGCGCTGCAGCTCGGCGGTTCGCCGAAGGTCAACAACGCGGTCCGCTTCGCCTGGTGGAGCGCCGAGGAGCTCGGCCTGGTCGGGTCGAAGAAGTACGTGCAGTCGCTGACCTTCGAGCAGCAGCTCGACATCGCGCTGTACCTGAACTTCGACATGATCGCCTCGCCGAACACCGGCTACTTCGTCTACGACGGCGACAACTCCGACAACGTCGGTGCCGGTGAGGGCCCCTACGGTTCGGCGCAGATCGAGGCGGCGTTCCACTCGTTCCTCAACACCACGGGCACCCCGACCGAGGGCACCGACTTCACCGGCCGCTCGGACTACGGCGAGTTCATCCTCAACGGCATCCCCGCTGGTGGCCTGTTCACCGGCGCCGAGCAGCTCAAGACCCAGGCCCAGGCCGACAAGTGGGGCGGCCTCGCCGGTGTCGCCTACGACAAGAACTACCACGGCAAGGGCGACAACCTCGGCAACATCGACCGCGTTGCCCTCGACCGCAACTCCGACGCCATCGCCTGGGTGACCGCGTCCTACGCGATCAGCACCGAGGACATCAACGGCGTTCCCCCGCGCGCCGCCCGCGCCGACGCCCGCGTCGCCGCCAAGTCGCGGATGCGCGCCCAGCTGGTGCACGAGGACGAGACCGCCGCCGCCCACGGCGCGGGCTGCATCCACGTGAACGAGCTCGCCATCTGA
- a CDS encoding snapalysin family zinc-dependent metalloprotease codes for MSVKSLFISAVGVAVLAMPVVASAASAEAPAAASAAAKTVCVNTSGAPQFRQYIIAGLGKWNEAVRNVQLKECANATLRYVEGSYGQQGSHAVTNGHGQGTIYIDYQQMSKYDKVRITAHETGHALGLKDHYQGPCSELMSGGGAGTSCHNASPNSQERQSVERMWANGFTAPEVWSIQQ; via the coding sequence ATGTCGGTCAAATCCCTGTTCATCAGCGCGGTCGGCGTGGCCGTGCTCGCCATGCCGGTCGTCGCCAGCGCCGCCTCCGCCGAGGCGCCCGCCGCTGCCTCCGCCGCCGCCAAGACCGTGTGCGTCAACACCTCCGGCGCGCCCCAGTTCCGGCAGTACATCATCGCGGGCCTCGGCAAGTGGAACGAGGCCGTCCGCAACGTCCAGCTCAAGGAGTGCGCGAACGCCACCCTGCGCTACGTCGAGGGCAGCTACGGCCAGCAGGGTTCGCACGCGGTGACCAACGGCCACGGCCAGGGCACCATCTACATCGACTACCAGCAGATGTCGAAGTACGACAAGGTCCGCATCACCGCGCACGAGACCGGCCACGCCCTCGGCCTCAAGGACCACTACCAGGGCCCCTGCTCCGAACTAATGTCCGGCGGCGGCGCGGGCACCTCCTGCCACAACGCCAGCCCCAACTCCCAGGAGCGCCAGTCCGTCGAGCGCATGTGGGCCAACGGCTTCACCGCCCCCGAGGTCTGGTCGATCCAGCAGTAG